CAGAGGTTCCCTGCCGTCTACCGCAGCATCTTCCGCCGCTACCCGGCGTTGGCCGATGCGCTGTTGACCAGGTGGAAGCGCTACAACGAGACGCGGGAACGCATTTTCGCTCTCGAAGCGGAGGGGAAGGCACACGTGTTCGCTCCGGAGCGCATGCCGGTCGACAACGGCACCCGCGACCTTTCTCGCCTCGCGGCCGCTCACCGGCTGGGGCTGTCACAGTCGCGACGCGAGCTGCCGATGATTCGGGAGTTCCTCGGAGTTGACTCAACGTAATGAGGTGCACCGGGTCTGACGAACTGGGTTGTCAGGTTGATTGTGTTCGTCCAAGCCGGGGAACGGACGTCGATCGGCAGATAGCACTCTAAGGAGCGGCAGTGCCTTCGAAGCCCGCGCCCTTTCCTGTTAGCTTTCACCCATCGGCGGACATTTGCAGGCCGTCACAGTCGATGTCGGCACAAGTGGGCTGAACACTTCGATGAAAAAGAACCAGCTCAAGTCAACCGTCGAACAGCTGGCGATGCAGCAAGTAGTTTCCTACTCGACCGCGACCAGATGATCGTCGCCGAGGTCGCGCAGCCTCACCCGCTGAGGCCCCTCGTCCTCGGGCCAGACCGGACTGGGGATCTCACCGGCGATGAGGACCCGTTCGCGTCTCTGCCCCGGATCCGCGATCGGAGCCGCGTCCATGAGGCGCTGCGTATATGAGTGCTGCGGGTTCTCGAACACCTGACGCCTCGGGCCCATCTCGACGATCTGTCCCAGGTACATCACGGCCACCCGATGCGCGATCCTCTCGACGACGGCCAGGTCATGGCTGACGAAGAGATACGACAGTTCGAGCTCCTGCTGCAGTTCGATCATCAGATTGAGTACCGTGGCGCGCACGGACACGTCGAGGGCAGATACGGCCTCGTCTGCGACGATGAGGCTCGGGTTGAGCGTGAGCGCGCGGGCGATGCAGATGCGCTGTCGCTGTCCGCCGGAGAACTGATGGGGATACTTCCTCATGTCGTCAGCGCTCAAGCCCACGAGCTCGAACAGATCGGCAACACGGCTGTCGATGACGCTGTTCGAGGCCGTGCGATTGAGTCGCATCGGATCGCCGACGATCTTTCCCACGGTCTTGCGCGGGTTGAGGCTGGCGAACGGGTCCTGGAAGATCATCTGCAGGTGCCGGCGATGGGCTCGCAGCTCGCGAGTTCTCAGCTCTGTGATATCGGTGTCGAGCAGTCTGATCGTTCCGCTGTCGGGTTTCTGCAGTCGCATGGCCAGGTTCGCCACCGTGGTCTTGCCGCATCCGCTCTCGCCGACGAGTGCGAGAGTCTCTGCCCTGTCGACATGGAAAGTCACATCCTCGACGGCATGCACTCTCATCCCGCCCGAGAGGGAGAACCCTTTCACCATGTGCTCGACATCGAGAATTCTCGTCATCAGGAGGCCTCTTCCCTATCGAGGTGGAACAGTGCGGGTGAGTCGGTGCCGTTCATCGCCCCCAGTTTCGGCACCGCGCTGAGCAGATTCTTCGTATAGGGCTGTCTGGGGCGGGCGAAGATGTCGCCGACCTGGCCCGTCTCGATCGCCTGCGATTTCCGCATGACGAGGACCCGATCGGCGATCTCGGCGACGACGCCCATGTCGTGGGTGATGAAGATGATGCCGGCGTCGAGGTCGTTCTTCAGTTCTCGCAGCAGTGCCAGTATCTGCGCCTGGATCGTCACATCCAGTGCCGTGGTGGGCTCGTCGGCAATGAGGATCCGCGGCTGGCAGGCCAGAGCCATGGCGATGACGACTCGCTGCCGCATGCCACCGGACATCTGGTGCGGGTACTGTCTGGCACGGCGTTCGGGTTCGGGGATGCGCACCCTCTCCATGAGTTCGATAACGCCCTTCTTCGCCTCACGGCGGGACATCCCCTTGTGCACGCGCAGCACCTCGGCGAGCTGATTGCCCACCGAATACACCGGGTTGAGCGAGGTCAGCGGCTCCTGGAAGATCATCGAGATGTCATTGCCCCGAATCGTGCGCATCTTCGCCTCCGGGGCCGTGCGCAGGTCGACGACCTCTCCGCCTGCGCGAGTGAAGCGCATCTGACCGTCGGTGACCTTGCCTGAGGATGAGAGTTCGACCAGGCGCATGATCGCCAAAGAGGTCACCGACTTCCCCGACCCGGACTCCCCGACGATCGCAAGGACCTCTCTCGGGCTGACGTCGAAGGAGACGTCATCGACAGCGGTGTTGTCCTGGAACTTCACCGACAGGTTCTTCACCGACAGGATCGGGGACTCGTCGGCTCCCACAGGCTCCGGTCCTCGCTCGGCTTCGTCGGTGGCAGTCGAATTGATCGTTGCAGTGTTCATCGTTCACGACCTTTGGGGTTGAGGGCGTCGTTGAGTCCGTCGCCGGAGAGGCTGACGCTGAGCACGGCCAGGAAGATGGCCAATCCCGGGAAGGCCACGGGCCACCAGGCAGTGAGCATCTGCTCGCGATTGTTGCCGAGGATCAGGCCCCAGCTCATCGTGTTGGGGTCGCCGAGGCCGAGAAAGCTCAGTCCTGCCTCGAAGAGCATCGCCTGACCGATGACCAGGGTCGACATGACGACGATCGGCGGTAGAGCGTTCGGCAGGATCGTCTTCATGATGATCCAGAAGTCGCCGGCGCCGGCGGCACGATCGTTCTTCACGTAGTCGAGCTCGCGGATGCGGAGGAACTCGGCTCGGGTGATGCGCATCGTCGCGGGCCAGCTGACGACGCCGATGGCGATCGTGATCGTCATCAGGCTAGGAGTGAACAGGGTGACCAGCACCATGGCCAGCAGCAGGGGCGGCAGCACCTGGAAGAACTCCGTGATCCGCACGGCCACTGAGTCGGCCCAGCCCCGGTGGTACCCGGCCAGTCCTCCGAGCATGATGCCGATCGCCGTGGACAGAATGGCCGCGACCACACCGACGAGCATCGTCGCCCGCCCGCCGTAGAGAAGCTCGGCGAATAGGTCCCGGCCGAGGGCATCCGTGCCCAGAAGCACCGAGGACTCTTCGGGTGCCTCCATCGGGATGCCGACGATCTCGAAGGGATTGTTCGGATAGAGCATTGGGCCAAAGGTGATGGCGAGCAGGATCGCCACGAGCAGCGACAGTCCGATGAGGGCGACCCGGTTGCGGCGGAACAGCGTCCACGCGGTCGTCGGGCGCTCTCTCGGGGCCTTCCTACGTCCTGGCTCGGCCCGCTCCTGTCCGGCGCCCGAAAGTGACATGGTGTCGGTCATTGCTGCCCTCCTGAGATGGCGATCCGCGGATCGATGATGCGGTAGGCCACATCGGTGACCAGATTGGCGATGATGACGAGTACGGAACTGGCCAAGAGGATCCCGAGGATCACGGGAGTGTCCCTGCGGAGGATCGACTCGAGCAGCAGCGAACCGAGCCCAGGCCAGTTGAAGACGACCTCGATGAGCACGACGGACGACAGCAGGGCGCCGACGTGGAGGCCGAAGAGCGTGACGACGGGAAGCACTGCATTGCGCAGCGCGTGCTTGAAGATCACGACCTTGCCTCCGAGACCCTTCGCCCACGCTGTGCGGATGTAGTCGGAGTCGAGGACCTCGAGCATGCTCGTCCGCGCGGTGCGACTGTAGAGCGCGACGTAGATGAGTGCCAAGGCCGTGGCCGGGAGGACGAGATGCATCACCGTGTCCCACATCTGCGGGAGCGTGTGAGGAGAGACGATGATCGAATTCATCCCCTGAACGGGGAAGATCGGAAGGGTGATCGACAGCGCCAGGAGCAGCAGCACCGAGGTCCAGAACACCGGTGCGGCGAAGCCGACCAGCGCGATGACCGTGACGACGTAGCTCAGCAGCCCCTTCGGCTTGATAGCGGCGACGACTCCGAGCAGCGTGCCGAGGACGAGCCCGGCGAGCATGCCGGTCCCGGCGAGAAGAACGGTCGGATACAGGCGCTCGCCGATGAGCGCTGTGACGTCCTGACCGAAGTAGAACGAGTAACCGAGGTCGAAATGTGCGATCTTGACGAGGTAGTGCCAGAGCTGGACGAGGAGCGGGTCGTTGAGTCCGTAGGCCTCCCTGATCGATTCGAGCTGCTCGGGGGTGGTGCCGCCCGACTCACCGGCGATGACCGTCGCCGGGTCTCCGGGGGCGAGGTGTATGAGCACGAAATTGAAGATGATGACGGCGAGCAGGAGGAGGACAGCCTGGGCGATGCGTGAGGCGATCGAGCGGATCCTCGCCAGGGCCATGCTCCTGCGCCCTTTGAGCTTGATCTTCGGTGGAGCTGTCAGTGACATGGTCAACCTTCCATCGAGGTGTCCAGCAGCGGCGACATGATGCCGAACGGGCCGTTGGAGGCGTTCTTCACGGAGTCCGAATAGATGTTGCGGTACTGCTGGTTCTCCAGCGGCAACACGGGCAGCTCATCGGTGAGGATCTTCTGGACCTTCGCATAATCGGCTGTCCGCGTCTTCTCGTCGGGAGCAGCAGCCGCCTTCTTGAAGAGTCGATCGACGTCCTCATTGCAGTACTGGGACATGTTCGCCCAGAGCACGCCCTTCTTGATGTTGTCGCAGAGATAGGTGCGTTCGACTCCGACGGCTGGATCGCCCCAGTTCCAGACGTTGTCCAGGGTCATGTCGTAGTCGTAGTTCGCCACTCGATTGCCCCAGGTCGGTTCGTCGGCGGAGCTGCGGATCCGCACGGTGATGCCGACATCCTTGAGGTTGGCTTTGATGGTCTCTGCGATGCTCGACGACATCTCGGCGCTGAGCGGATCATAGTCGAGTTGGACGGTGAAGCGGTTGCCCTGCTCGTCGACCGGGTACCCGGCGTCGTCGAGCAGATCCGCGGCCTTGTCGAGATCGCGGTCGTAGCGCGGCAGCGAATCGTCGAAGTAAGGGCTGCCGTTGGCGATCGGGCTCGTCGCCGGCTCGATCTGCCCGCGGTGGAGCTTGTTGACGAGGTAGTCGCGATCGATCGCATAGGCGATCGCCTGTCGCACCCGCTTGTCCGAGACGTTGTCGCTCTTGACGTTGAATCCGAGCCAGGTGAGGGCTCCCAGCCCTTCGTAGCCCTCGTCGGCGACCGTGACTCCGTCGACGGCTTCCATACGCGAGAGGATCGACGGAGTGTTCGAGAGCATCATGTCGATCTCGCCCTTCTCCGTGGCCAGAGCCAGGGTGTTCTCATCCGAGATGATCTCGATGAGCACCTGCTGCGGTGCCTCCTGGTTGGGCATGAAGAAGTCATCGACCTTGTCGAGCACGATCCGCTTTCCTTCAAGATTGCTGCTCAGTTTGTACGGCCCCGAACCGACGACGTCGTGCGCATTCTGCGGATGGTCGACCACGGAGTCGTCGGTGCCGTAGACGTGTTTGGGCATGACTGGCAGGAACGGCGGACTCATCGCGGTCATGAGTGCCGGATGCCTGCGGGACATATTGATCACCACGGTCTGGTCATCGGGCGTGTCGACGCTGGTGACAGGGCCGAAGAGATTGGCTCCGAACGGATGCTCCCGCTTCACGACTCCGAGTGAGAACGCCACGTCCTCGGAAGTGACGGGTCGGCCGTCGTGGAACTTCGCATCATCGGCGAGGTGAAGGGTCACTGTCTTCCCGTCCTTCGACTCGTCCCATGACTTCGCAAGGTAGGGTTCCGGTTCCATATCGCTGTTGAGACGGACCGGGCTGGCGAAGAGCTGTGCGCCTGGCGTCGCCGTCGCGAGCCCTGACTGGACCGCAGGATTGAGCACGCGAGGGACCGAACCCGTGCCGAAGATGAGTGTGTCATCGCTGCTGCCGACGAGCGCGGACGGTGCCGCGCATCCGCTGAGCACCAGACCCAGTGCAGCTGCGATCGCGATGACCGGGGTGAGCAGGCGGACCGTCTGCCGCTTGGGCGGTCGCGGACGGTCCGCGTCGTTCTTTCTGCGGGTGAACTTCATTGTTCCCTTTCCGAAGATCGGGGCCGGCTAGTCGCCGACCCACCCGTGAAGTGCCTGGGCCAGTGAGGCCACGGCCTCGGGAGTTCCGGCATGGTCGCCGGCCGCGATGATGACGAGGCGGCCGACGCCGTCCGAGACCGTCACGCCGTCCGAGGCCGTGGACTCTCGTGCGACCCCGCCGTCTGCGACGGTGCTGCCCTCCGTGACGGTCTCTCCGTCCGATTCGAGTTCGCTGGTCTTGCACCTCTTTCCGTCATATTGGACGAGGAACCGGCGGCCGGACTTCCGACTGTCGGGCAGGATCCCTTTGGCGCGGACGACGGTCTCCGGCAGGTCGAATATGAGATTGCACAGCTGCTCCGGGTCGATCGCCGAGGTGGCCGTGATCGACCACGAGCTGTGAACTCGTGCGGGGGCACGGGAGGCTGTGCCGTCGTCGACAGATGGCACGGGCTCGGCGACGGCGTCATCCGCACTGGGCGTCGCCGTTTCCGATCGCTCCACCTGACCACCGGCCAGAACGTCGTCCCGGTTGATGATCTCCGCGTCGATGCCCGGGTGCGCAGCCAGCCAATTGAGGACCTCACGCCTCTGCTGGCCATCGACCAGATCCGTCTTCGTCAACAGAATCCGGTCGGCACCGCGCAGCTGCGACAGCACC
The Brevibacterium marinum genome window above contains:
- a CDS encoding GTP-binding protein, which codes for MIELTVIGGYLGAGKTTLLNEILDRTDGERVAVIVNDFGTVNIDAEIISSDDGRTWDIANGCICCDLSDGMAAAIESIRTTSPPVSRIFVEVSGVGQPEVVARWGDHPGFVRGGALVCADATSIRRDVNRKWVGETVLSQLRGADRILLTKTDLVDGQQRREVLNWLAAHPGIDAEIINRDDVLAGGQVERSETATPSADDAVAEPVPSVDDGTASRAPARVHSSWSITATSAIDPEQLCNLIFDLPETVVRAKGILPDSRKSGRRFLVQYDGKRCKTSELESDGETVTEGSTVADGGVARESTASDGVTVSDGVGRLVIIAAGDHAGTPEAVASLAQALHGWVGD
- a CDS encoding ABC transporter permease, which encodes MSLTAPPKIKLKGRRSMALARIRSIASRIAQAVLLLLAVIIFNFVLIHLAPGDPATVIAGESGGTTPEQLESIREAYGLNDPLLVQLWHYLVKIAHFDLGYSFYFGQDVTALIGERLYPTVLLAGTGMLAGLVLGTLLGVVAAIKPKGLLSYVVTVIALVGFAAPVFWTSVLLLLALSITLPIFPVQGMNSIIVSPHTLPQMWDTVMHLVLPATALALIYVALYSRTARTSMLEVLDSDYIRTAWAKGLGGKVVIFKHALRNAVLPVVTLFGLHVGALLSSVVLIEVVFNWPGLGSLLLESILRRDTPVILGILLASSVLVIIANLVTDVAYRIIDPRIAISGGQQ
- a CDS encoding ATP-binding cassette domain-containing protein; protein product: MNTATINSTATDEAERGPEPVGADESPILSVKNLSVKFQDNTAVDDVSFDVSPREVLAIVGESGSGKSVTSLAIMRLVELSSSGKVTDGQMRFTRAGGEVVDLRTAPEAKMRTIRGNDISMIFQEPLTSLNPVYSVGNQLAEVLRVHKGMSRREAKKGVIELMERVRIPEPERRARQYPHQMSGGMRQRVVIAMALACQPRILIADEPTTALDVTIQAQILALLRELKNDLDAGIIFITHDMGVVAEIADRVLVMRKSQAIETGQVGDIFARPRQPYTKNLLSAVPKLGAMNGTDSPALFHLDREEAS
- a CDS encoding ABC transporter substrate-binding protein, whose translation is MKFTRRKNDADRPRPPKRQTVRLLTPVIAIAAALGLVLSGCAAPSALVGSSDDTLIFGTGSVPRVLNPAVQSGLATATPGAQLFASPVRLNSDMEPEPYLAKSWDESKDGKTVTLHLADDAKFHDGRPVTSEDVAFSLGVVKREHPFGANLFGPVTSVDTPDDQTVVINMSRRHPALMTAMSPPFLPVMPKHVYGTDDSVVDHPQNAHDVVGSGPYKLSSNLEGKRIVLDKVDDFFMPNQEAPQQVLIEIISDENTLALATEKGEIDMMLSNTPSILSRMEAVDGVTVADEGYEGLGALTWLGFNVKSDNVSDKRVRQAIAYAIDRDYLVNKLHRGQIEPATSPIANGSPYFDDSLPRYDRDLDKAADLLDDAGYPVDEQGNRFTVQLDYDPLSAEMSSSIAETIKANLKDVGITVRIRSSADEPTWGNRVANYDYDMTLDNVWNWGDPAVGVERTYLCDNIKKGVLWANMSQYCNEDVDRLFKKAAAAPDEKTRTADYAKVQKILTDELPVLPLENQQYRNIYSDSVKNASNGPFGIMSPLLDTSMEG
- a CDS encoding ABC transporter ATP-binding protein translates to MTRILDVEHMVKGFSLSGGMRVHAVEDVTFHVDRAETLALVGESGCGKTTVANLAMRLQKPDSGTIRLLDTDITELRTRELRAHRRHLQMIFQDPFASLNPRKTVGKIVGDPMRLNRTASNSVIDSRVADLFELVGLSADDMRKYPHQFSGGQRQRICIARALTLNPSLIVADEAVSALDVSVRATVLNLMIELQQELELSYLFVSHDLAVVERIAHRVAVMYLGQIVEMGPRRQVFENPQHSYTQRLMDAAPIADPGQRRERVLIAGEIPSPVWPEDEGPQRVRLRDLGDDHLVAVE
- a CDS encoding ABC transporter permease, which translates into the protein MTDTMSLSGAGQERAEPGRRKAPRERPTTAWTLFRRNRVALIGLSLLVAILLAITFGPMLYPNNPFEIVGIPMEAPEESSVLLGTDALGRDLFAELLYGGRATMLVGVVAAILSTAIGIMLGGLAGYHRGWADSVAVRITEFFQVLPPLLLAMVLVTLFTPSLMTITIAIGVVSWPATMRITRAEFLRIRELDYVKNDRAAGAGDFWIIMKTILPNALPPIVVMSTLVIGQAMLFEAGLSFLGLGDPNTMSWGLILGNNREQMLTAWWPVAFPGLAIFLAVLSVSLSGDGLNDALNPKGRER